In Dehalococcoidia bacterium, one DNA window encodes the following:
- a CDS encoding hydrogenase maturation protease — MKTVIIGLGNPILSDDGVGPRVAAVLEERLKGQDLTVRETSLGGLSLVDLLAGYDRAIIIDAIQTVNGKPGEIYHLDAKDFDHTRHASSPHDLNFATALKFASQMGMVIPQQIDIFAVEAVDVTNFSETCTPEVERAIPVCVELVLEELGKSSGE, encoded by the coding sequence ATGAAGACGGTGATCATTGGACTGGGGAACCCCATTCTGAGCGATGACGGCGTGGGGCCGCGAGTCGCAGCGGTGCTAGAGGAGCGGCTGAAGGGGCAGGACCTGACTGTTCGGGAGACCAGCCTCGGAGGCCTGAGCCTGGTCGATCTCCTGGCGGGCTACGACCGGGCCATCATCATCGACGCTATTCAGACGGTGAACGGAAAACCGGGCGAGATATATCATCTGGACGCCAAGGATTTCGATCACACCCGGCACGCCTCTTCGCCTCACGACCTCAACTTTGCCACTGCCCTGAAATTTGCCAGCCAGATGGGCATGGTAATCCCCCAACAGATCGATATCTTCGCTGTGGAGGCGGTGGATGTGACTAATTTCAGCGAAACCTGCACGCCGGAAGTGGAGCGCGCCATACCGGTCTGCGTTGAGCTGGTCCTGGAAGAGCTGGGAAAGTCATCCGGGGAATAA
- a CDS encoding hydrogenase maturation protease, whose translation MKTVILGLGNPILTDDGVGNRIAAEVKRELESQGPTVLEASLGGIRLLDILASYERAIIIDSIMTGSGQPGRIHRLEAKDFDSARHTSSSHDVSFSAALEFGQKIGMVLPRKIDIFAVEVMDVNTFGETCTPEVERAIPICAAMVLEVLGESCEE comes from the coding sequence ATGAAGACGGTGATTCTCGGACTGGGCAACCCCATCCTCACCGATGACGGAGTGGGAAACCGCATCGCCGCGGAAGTGAAGAGAGAACTGGAGAGTCAGGGGCCGACAGTTCTGGAAGCCAGCCTGGGCGGAATCAGATTGCTGGATATTCTGGCCAGCTACGAGCGGGCTATCATCATTGATTCCATTATGACCGGGAGTGGCCAACCGGGGCGGATTCACCGGCTCGAAGCTAAGGATTTCGATAGTGCCCGGCATACTTCGTCCAGCCATGACGTCAGCTTTAGCGCTGCCTTGGAGTTCGGTCAAAAGATCGGCATGGTACTGCCCCGGAAGATCGATATCTTTGCCGTTGAGGTGATGGATGTGAATACCTTCGGCGAAACATGTACGCCGGAGGTAGAACGAGCCATTCCGATTTGTGCGGCGATGGTCCTTGAGGTACTTGGGGAGTCATGCGAGGAATGA